In Manis pentadactyla isolate mManPen7 chromosome 3, mManPen7.hap1, whole genome shotgun sequence, a single window of DNA contains:
- the TRIM32 gene encoding E3 ubiquitin-protein ligase TRIM32, with amino-acid sequence MAAAAASHLNLDALREVLECPICMESFTEEQLRPKLLHCGHTICRQCLEKLLASSINGVRCPFCSKITRITSLTQLTDNLTVLKIIDTAGLSEAVGLLMCRACGRRLPRQFCRSCGVVLCEPCREADHQPPGHCTLLVKEAAEERRQDFGEKLARLRELTGELQRRKVALEGVSKDLQARYKAVLQEYGHEERRVQEELARSRRFFTGSLAEVEKSNGQVIEEQSYLLNIAEVQAVSRCDYFLAKIKQADVALLEETADEEEPELTASLPRELTLQDVELLKVGHVGPLQIGQAVKKPRTVNVEDSWDVEAAASAASTSVTFREMDLSPEEVVASPKASPAKLRGSDMAANIQQCLFLKKMGAKGSTPGMFNLPVSLYVTSQGEVLVADRGNYRIQVFTRKGFLKEIRRSPSGIDSFVLSFLGADLPNLTPLSVAMNCHGLIGVTDSYDNSLKVYTLDGHCVACHRSQLSKPWGITALPSGQFVVTDVEGGKLWCFTVDRGAGVVKYSCLCSAVRPKFVTCDAEGTVYFTQGLGLNLENRQNEHHLEGGFSIGSVGPDGQLGRQISHFFSENEDFRCIAGMCVDARGDLIVADSSRKEILHFPKGGGYSVLIREGLTCPVGIALTPKGQLLVLDCWDHCIKIYSYHLRRYSTP; translated from the coding sequence ATGGCCGCTGCAGCAGCTTCTCACCTGAACCTGGATGCCCTCCGGGAAGTGCTGGAATGCCCTATCTGCATGGAGTCCTTCACAGAGGAGCAGCTGCGGCCCAAGCTCCTGCACTGTGGCCATACCATCTGTCGCCAGTGCCTGGAGAAGCTGCTAGCCAGTAGCATCAATGGTGTCCGCTGTCCCTTCTGCAGCAAGATCACCCGCATAACCAGCCTGACCCAGCTGACAGACAACCTGACGGTGCTGAAGATCATTGACACAGCTGGGCTCAGCGAGGCCGTGGGTCTGCTCATGTGCCGGGCCTGTGGGCGGCGGCTCCCCCGGCAGTTCTGCCGGAGCTGTGGCGTGGTGTTATGTGAGCCCTGCCGGGAGGCGGACCACCAGCCCCCTGGCCACTGCACCCTCCTCGTCAAAGAGGCGGCTGAGGAGCGGCGCCAGGACTTCGGAGAGAAGTTGGCCCGCCTGCGGGAGCTTACGGGGGAGCTGCAGCGGCGGAAGGTGGCCTTGGAAGGCGTGTCCAAGGACCTCCAGGCAAGGTATAAGGCAGTTCTCCAGGAGTACGGGCATGAGGAGCGCCGGGTCCAGGAGGAGCTGGCTCGCTCGCGGAGGTTCTTCACAGGCTCGTTGGCGGAGGTCGAGAAGTCCAATGGTCAGGTGATAGAGGAGCAGAGCTACCTGCTTAACATTGCGGAGGTGCAGGCCGTGTCTCGCTGTGACTACTTCCTGGCCAAGATCAAGCAGGCAGATGTAGCCCTGCTGGAGGAGACAGCTGATGAGGAGGAGCCGGAGCTCACCGCCAGCCTGCCACGGGAGCTGACCCTACAGGACGTGGAGCTCCTTAAGGTCGGCCATGTCGGTCCCCTCCAAATTGGGCAGGCTGTCAAGAAGCCCCGGACGGTCAACGTGGAAGATTCCTGGGACGTGGAGGCTGCAGCCTCAGCTGCCTCTACCTCTGTTACTTTTAGAGAGATGGACCTGAGCCCTGAGGAAGTGGTCGCCAGCCCTAAGGCCTCTCCAGCTAAGCTGCGGGGCTCTGACATGGCTGCCAACATCCAGCAGTGTCTCTTTCTTAAGAAGATGGGGGCCAAAGGCAGCACGCCAGGCATGTTCAACCTTCCTGTCAGTCTCTATGTGACCAGTCAAGGCGAGGTCCTGGTTGCTGACCGTGGCAACTACCGTATACAAGTCTTCACGCGCAAAGGCTTTCTGAAGGAGATCCGTCGCAGCCCCAGTGGCATTGATAGCTTTGTGCTGAGCTTCCTTGGGGCTGATCTGCCCAACCTCACTCCCCTCTCAGTGGCCATGAACTGCCACGGGCTGATTGGAGTGACTGACAGCTATGACAACTCCCTCAAGGTATACACCTTGGATGGCCACTGCGTGGCCTGTCACAGGAGCCAGCTCAGCAAACCCTGGGGCATCACAGCCCTTCCATCTGGCCAGTTCGTGGTGACTGATGTGGAAGGCGGGAAGCTCTGGTGCTTCACCGTTGACCGAGGGGCAGGGGTGGTCAAATACAGCTGCCTCTGTAGTGCCGTGCGGCCCAAGTTTGTCACCTGTGATGCTGAGGGCACTGTCTACTTCACCCAGGGCTTGGGCCTTAATCTGGAGAATCGGCAGAATGAGCACCACCTGGAGGGGGGCTTCTCCATTGGCTCTGTGGGCCCTGATGGGCAGCTGGGTCGCCAGATTAGCCACTTCTTCTCCGAGAACGAGGACTTCCGCTGCATCGCTGGCATGTGTGTGGACGCCCGTGGTGATCTCATCGTGGCCGATAGCAGTCGCAAGGAAATTCTCCACTTCCCTAAGGGTGGGGGCTACAGTGTCCTCATTCGAGAGGGGCTTACCTGTCCAGTGGGCATCGCCCTCACTCCTAAGGGGCAGCTGCTGGTCTTGGACTGTTGGGATCATTGCATCAAGATTTACAGCTATCATCTGAGACGATATTCTACTCCTTAG